The Solibacillus sp. FSL R7-0682 genome includes a window with the following:
- the cydC gene encoding thiol reductant ABC exporter subunit CydC, with translation MQELFNIILHEKKEIALALLAGAVSGITAVALFAQSGLLISQAALMPPFYIILILTAFLKVFGVVKSTSKYAERFLSHRVTFRILSHIRLQFFDRLEPIASKLFNRYQSGDLLARITADVATLQNFFLRVVYPPLVALLVFICTVIFTTFFSVWIAFALLGGFLLVAVIIPAIFTLKKQHMSSSKHALMNDTAEFLYGFKELKHFHLLEHKKEKLLQLSINYSSDKRKEHHQIIQMQFVNQAATLLTVFVVIFIGAYFVSIESMEGLYLAMLILITLTVFETAIPLATAPYHYKQSEQAMTRLQNIPTTYDDGSIYLEYCEPYVLNAKELAYHYEEGINEVVRNITFTIEKAEKIAIVGPSGSGKSTLFQLLINGLKPTKGSISIHNFPYSMVDSQSLWQLMSVQLQHNHFFSGTIRDNLKIAGEQEEDEKLLKVLQRAQLPLSLDHLVYEKGENLSGGEKQRLAFARVLLKNSPIWLLDEPFTSLDNDTERVLFQEMLDCTKDKTVILITHKLTGLEKMDRIFVMQEGIIGENGHFDELIAQKGLFYEMWTRRS, from the coding sequence ATGCAGGAGCTTTTTAACATTATTTTGCACGAAAAAAAAGAGATTGCCCTTGCACTTCTTGCTGGAGCAGTAAGTGGTATTACCGCAGTAGCACTGTTTGCCCAAAGTGGTCTACTTATTTCGCAAGCCGCCTTAATGCCCCCCTTTTATATTATTCTAATATTAACTGCCTTTTTAAAAGTATTCGGTGTTGTAAAGTCGACGAGCAAATATGCCGAACGTTTCCTTTCTCATCGAGTAACATTTCGCATATTATCACATATACGACTCCAATTTTTCGATCGACTTGAGCCAATCGCAAGTAAACTATTCAATCGCTATCAAAGTGGTGATTTGCTTGCCCGAATTACCGCTGATGTCGCAACATTACAAAACTTCTTTTTAAGAGTAGTCTATCCCCCACTTGTAGCACTGCTCGTCTTTATATGTACCGTTATTTTTACTACATTTTTCTCAGTCTGGATTGCTTTTGCCTTATTAGGAGGCTTTTTATTAGTAGCTGTAATTATTCCCGCAATATTTACCTTAAAAAAACAGCATATGTCATCTTCGAAACACGCGCTAATGAATGACACTGCAGAATTTTTATATGGCTTTAAGGAATTAAAGCATTTCCATTTACTAGAACACAAAAAAGAGAAATTATTACAGTTAAGCATAAATTATTCTTCTGATAAAAGAAAAGAACATCATCAAATCATCCAGATGCAATTTGTCAATCAAGCTGCAACATTGTTAACTGTATTTGTCGTCATCTTTATTGGTGCGTATTTTGTATCCATCGAATCGATGGAGGGACTCTATTTAGCTATGCTTATACTAATTACATTAACTGTTTTTGAAACGGCAATACCACTAGCTACTGCACCCTATCACTATAAACAGTCTGAACAGGCAATGACTCGTCTCCAAAATATACCTACTACTTACGACGATGGCTCGATCTATCTGGAATATTGCGAGCCATATGTACTGAACGCTAAAGAACTAGCTTATCATTATGAAGAAGGAATAAACGAAGTCGTTCGCAATATTACCTTTACAATTGAAAAGGCCGAAAAAATCGCCATTGTTGGTCCAAGTGGCTCTGGAAAATCAACGTTATTTCAATTATTAATCAATGGACTAAAGCCAACTAAAGGTTCGATTTCCATTCATAATTTTCCTTATAGTATGGTTGATTCGCAATCTTTATGGCAACTTATGAGCGTACAATTACAACACAACCACTTTTTCTCTGGTACTATCCGGGACAATTTAAAAATTGCTGGGGAACAGGAAGAAGATGAAAAACTACTAAAAGTATTACAACGTGCGCAGCTCCCCCTCTCATTAGACCATCTTGTATATGAAAAAGGTGAAAATTTATCCGGTGGCGAAAAACAGCGACTCGCATTTGCACGTGTATTGTTAAAAAATAGCCCGATTTGGTTGCTCGATGAACCTTTTACTAGCTTAGACAACGATACAGAACGAGTATTATTTCAAGAAATGCTCGATTGTACAAAAGATAAAACAGTCATTTTGATCACCCATAAGCTAACAGGACTTGAAAAGATGGATCGAATTTTTGTCATGCAGGAAGGTATAATTGGTGAGAATGGCCATTTTGATGAATTAATTGCCCAGAAAGGTTTATTTTATGAAATGTGGACACGACGTAGCTGA
- a CDS encoding SgrR family transcriptional regulator: MHYELVLHQYFEEQRRTETSIDQLACLWQCSDRYAKIVIKQLHEQQKVLWETSRGRGRKPFLTLLHSKTDAVLQALQPLWQQKKYDKAFQLVKEFQLQQHPSIQAWMNEQFGLHAYNEEHVFIQPTYYVELFLNPLKAVSRHDMHILEQLHESLFSINDRQEIEKNLLFDFSTEDYKTWHFVLRKGVLFHNLEELTANDAVASLRYVQPFYKNIFTIESMGIISRYAFLMTLNQPFALLPNFLASIRFAIFYKGQEPTIGCGPFQLAVHTEERMRLQTFTRYFKPRPWIDAVELIYQEFEADIVRKIPFNAHIPYREIISQEQGADFVALNSAFGELKDTDRRAYIWHLLDPVQCLIDQERETIAESWIVGEHNKLPSEKPKKPQFSRPLVIGYQEIRQGVNHMFKVEPIQQLLFEQGIESTTICVDLKLQHEQLHEKIDIFVGGNALNDNLLLSYFMMYFSEPRIFLNFLHYNARQQVDRLLQQASRQENGLESFKQIEQLLIDEYTLKFMTHRKHNFYVREDTQYKHVEFDQHGRVNYRKIFYKEI, from the coding sequence ATGCATTATGAATTAGTTTTACATCAGTATTTCGAAGAGCAAAGAAGAACAGAAACGTCAATTGACCAGCTCGCATGTCTTTGGCAATGTTCTGACCGATATGCGAAAATTGTAATAAAGCAATTACATGAGCAACAAAAGGTACTTTGGGAAACGTCGCGTGGGAGAGGGAGAAAGCCATTTTTGACACTTCTCCACTCAAAAACCGATGCTGTGCTTCAAGCGCTACAGCCGCTGTGGCAACAGAAAAAATATGATAAGGCATTTCAACTTGTGAAGGAGTTTCAATTGCAACAACATCCTAGTATACAAGCATGGATGAACGAGCAATTTGGCCTGCATGCGTATAATGAAGAACATGTTTTCATACAGCCAACATATTATGTTGAACTATTTTTAAATCCATTAAAGGCTGTTTCCCGACATGATATGCATATTTTAGAGCAGTTGCATGAATCGCTATTTAGTATAAATGATCGGCAAGAGATTGAAAAAAATCTTCTTTTTGACTTTAGTACAGAAGACTATAAAACATGGCATTTTGTCCTTCGAAAAGGAGTATTGTTTCACAATTTAGAGGAGCTTACAGCTAATGATGCAGTTGCCTCTTTACGCTATGTTCAACCATTTTATAAAAACATATTTACAATTGAATCGATGGGCATCATTAGTCGCTACGCGTTTTTAATGACATTGAATCAACCATTTGCACTATTGCCGAATTTTTTGGCGAGCATTCGTTTTGCTATTTTTTATAAAGGACAGGAGCCAACAATTGGTTGTGGTCCATTTCAGCTAGCTGTACATACAGAGGAGCGGATGCGCCTCCAAACTTTTACGCGTTATTTTAAACCACGGCCATGGATAGATGCAGTAGAGCTTATTTATCAAGAATTTGAGGCTGATATTGTGAGGAAAATTCCTTTCAATGCGCACATTCCATATCGTGAGATTATTTCACAAGAACAGGGAGCTGATTTTGTTGCGTTAAATAGTGCTTTTGGGGAGTTAAAAGACACCGATCGGCGTGCTTATATTTGGCACTTATTAGATCCCGTTCAATGCCTCATAGATCAGGAACGAGAGACGATTGCAGAGAGCTGGATAGTGGGGGAGCACAATAAACTACCATCAGAAAAACCAAAAAAACCTCAATTTTCACGTCCCCTCGTCATTGGTTATCAGGAAATTCGTCAAGGGGTTAACCATATGTTCAAGGTAGAACCAATTCAGCAGCTTCTTTTTGAACAAGGAATTGAAAGCACTACAATATGTGTTGACTTAAAACTTCAACATGAACAATTACATGAAAAAATTGATATCTTCGTAGGAGGAAATGCTCTGAATGATAATTTGTTATTATCGTATTTTATGATGTATTTTAGTGAGCCTCGAATTTTCCTGAATTTTTTACATTACAATGCGCGTCAACAAGTTGATCGTTTATTACAGCAAGCATCAAGACAGGAGAACGGTTTAGAGAGCTTCAAGCAAATTGAACAGTTGTTAATTGATGAATACACGTTAAAGTTTATGACGCATCGCAAGCATAATTTTTACGTGAGGGAAGATACGCAGTATAAACATGTTGAATTTGATCAGCATGGTCGTGTCAATTATCGGAAAATCTTTTACAAAGAAATTTGA
- a CDS encoding MFS transporter: MNLYHHKTFQKIYAINLLSNVSSVIFTFIVPIILYEYTKSAFAMSMMRMVEFLPNVLLGMLIGVFVDRMNRRLVLQYANTTRVIIAALFVFFLTSQDLSLWTLYVLGFLLSSLGYMIGSATNAILPQLFDKQYMTDIQSKFAMMYTLVSIIGPGLLGAMLLWVSNDMFLWLFLTCHVVTLILVQFIERVPTPVRKQATLIQDLKEGIIELIGNRSLFIQTWTIFFSNFASSLIIGILTFYALDQLQLTKEQLGLMLTIAACGGILGAKVIQPLRKKLRRGQIYTYSTLVEVIILAMMFFTKQWIFLGVLLGLRTAISTMTNIVYLALRQETTPNHLLGRVAGTSSMIMKLALPIGLLIGGIWADTLPIQPIFLISAAIILFNFFLLIKVKFTTVE, translated from the coding sequence ATGAATTTATACCATCACAAAACATTCCAAAAGATTTACGCAATTAACCTTTTATCCAATGTATCATCTGTCATTTTTACATTTATTGTTCCTATTATTTTATACGAGTACACGAAATCGGCCTTTGCAATGAGTATGATGCGAATGGTGGAGTTTTTGCCAAACGTGCTACTTGGAATGCTCATCGGAGTATTTGTGGATAGAATGAATCGTCGCCTAGTATTGCAATATGCAAATACAACCCGTGTTATTATTGCCGCATTATTTGTCTTTTTCCTAACAAGCCAAGATCTTTCTCTTTGGACACTTTATGTACTCGGATTTTTACTTTCTAGCTTAGGTTATATGATAGGTAGTGCAACAAACGCCATACTGCCACAGCTTTTTGATAAGCAATATATGACGGATATTCAATCCAAGTTTGCGATGATGTATACGCTTGTATCGATCATTGGGCCCGGTTTACTAGGGGCAATGCTTCTATGGGTCTCCAATGATATGTTTTTATGGTTATTTTTAACGTGTCATGTTGTCACATTAATACTTGTTCAATTTATTGAACGCGTACCGACTCCTGTTCGAAAACAAGCAACACTTATTCAAGATTTAAAAGAGGGAATCATCGAACTTATTGGTAATCGCTCGTTATTTATTCAAACTTGGACAATCTTTTTTTCAAATTTTGCCTCGTCCCTTATTATTGGCATACTGACATTCTATGCACTCGATCAGCTACAACTAACAAAAGAACAGCTTGGTCTTATGTTAACAATTGCTGCGTGTGGAGGTATTTTGGGAGCAAAAGTTATTCAACCTTTACGCAAAAAATTAAGACGTGGACAAATCTATACATATAGTACACTTGTAGAGGTAATCATATTAGCTATGATGTTTTTTACAAAGCAGTGGATTTTCCTTGGCGTACTTCTTGGTTTACGTACTGCAATTTCTACAATGACAAATATTGTTTATTTAGCACTTCGTCAAGAAACAACACCGAATCATTTACTTGGGCGTGTCGCAGGTACATCTTCTATGATTATGAAGCTCGCCCTACCGATTGGCTTGTTAATTGGTGGTATTTGGGCAGATACCCTTCCAATACAACCTATTTTCCTCATAAGTGCAGCGATAATATTATTTAATTTTTTCCTACTTATAAAAGTTAAATTTACAACGGTTGAATAG
- a CDS encoding MarR family winged helix-turn-helix transcriptional regulator, which produces MKNNTLGSLIWLRIMRFTHQSNLLSNEFLKDFGLTTAQFDVLLQISAFSPITQAELAEKVTVTEGGISRMLSRLEKDGLIKRQQEWKTKKISLTEQGEQLLNQAFDAQLAFQSSFFDEALSKEEQKVLLNLMSRVQKNSEKRIKQ; this is translated from the coding sequence ATGAAAAACAACACACTTGGTTCCCTTATTTGGCTTCGAATTATGCGCTTTACGCATCAAAGCAATTTGCTATCAAATGAATTTTTAAAAGACTTTGGCTTAACAACGGCACAATTTGATGTATTATTGCAAATTTCAGCTTTTTCACCAATTACACAAGCTGAACTGGCAGAAAAGGTGACAGTTACGGAAGGCGGAATTTCACGTATGCTTTCTCGCCTTGAAAAAGACGGCTTAATTAAGCGACAGCAAGAATGGAAGACAAAAAAGATTTCACTTACCGAACAAGGTGAACAGCTATTGAATCAAGCATTTGATGCACAGTTAGCCTTCCAATCATCCTTTTTCGATGAAGCCTTATCAAAAGAAGAACAAAAAGTATTATTAAATCTCATGTCTCGCGTTCAAAAAAATAGTGAAAAACGAATAAAACAATAA
- a CDS encoding ring-cleaving dioxygenase has product MYTIPGHHHISMITKNANDNNYFYREVLGLRRVKVTVNQDDPSMYHLFYGDKTGSPGTELSFFEIPLVGRTHRGTNAITKIGLIVPSEESLHYWQKRLNEFSVANEGITTFANRPALLFEDKEGLRMALIAGYGNKIDHWETYEKSPIPTEHQILGMGTVEITVKNLSKLTATLTELFGYTAIEQTENTKLFQSVAGEMFGEIYAIKQDGPSEKPGRGSIHHLAIRVKNDEELNFWNEQVKKRGFQTSGIVDRYYFKSLYFRESNGILFEIATDGPGFLRDGDIETLGEQLDLPDFLEVRREEIMTKLKPID; this is encoded by the coding sequence ATGTATACAATTCCAGGGCATCATCATATTTCAATGATTACAAAAAACGCCAATGACAATAACTATTTTTACCGTGAAGTGCTCGGTTTACGACGCGTTAAAGTAACTGTCAATCAAGATGATCCATCAATGTACCACTTATTTTATGGGGACAAAACAGGCAGTCCCGGTACTGAATTATCCTTTTTTGAAATTCCACTTGTCGGACGAACACATCGTGGTACGAATGCAATAACGAAAATCGGATTGATCGTTCCGTCCGAGGAAAGCTTACATTATTGGCAAAAACGCTTGAATGAATTTAGCGTTGCAAATGAAGGGATCACAACCTTTGCAAACCGACCTGCCCTATTGTTTGAAGACAAAGAAGGATTACGTATGGCCTTAATAGCTGGGTATGGGAATAAAATTGACCATTGGGAGACGTATGAAAAATCACCAATTCCAACTGAACATCAAATTCTAGGAATGGGTACAGTAGAAATCACTGTGAAAAATCTATCAAAGCTGACAGCTACATTAACGGAGCTTTTTGGTTATACAGCTATCGAACAAACAGAAAATACGAAGCTATTTCAATCTGTAGCTGGTGAAATGTTTGGTGAAATTTATGCCATTAAGCAGGATGGTCCATCGGAAAAGCCAGGCCGCGGTAGTATCCATCATTTAGCCATCCGCGTTAAAAATGATGAGGAACTCAATTTTTGGAATGAGCAAGTAAAAAAACGTGGCTTCCAAACATCTGGCATTGTTGATCGTTATTATTTCAAAAGCTTATATTTCCGCGAATCCAATGGAATATTATTTGAAATTGCAACAGATGGTCCTGGTTTCCTAAGAGATGGTGACATTGAAACACTTGGTGAGCAATTAGATTTACCTGACTTTTTAGAAGTAAGGCGCGAAGAAATTATGACAAAATTAAAACCTATTGACTAA
- a CDS encoding LLM class flavin-dependent oxidoreductase produces MEQYRIHKEKGLEFGLYTLGDHIPNPLTGHRISAQQRIKEIIELSQLAEQAGIDVFAVGESHQQYFTTQAHSVVLGAIAQATNTIKLASSATVLSVADPVRVYEDFATIDLISNGRAEIVAGRGSRVGAHELFGVSLRDYEDIFEEKLALLKQLNEQEVINYEGKFRPSLENARILPQPLNGSLPIWRAVGGPPQSAIKAGYMGIPMMLTTLGGPAAYFKPSADAYREAAERSGHDPASLPIATTSLFYVAETAKQAVEEMHPHLNTGFQAIRGSGYPKQQVENALDVHDALMVGGASEIVEKLLYQHELFGMQRFMAQIDFGGVPFDKLMKNIEIIGNDILPAIKKYTTKQ; encoded by the coding sequence ATGGAGCAATATCGTATTCATAAAGAAAAAGGATTAGAATTCGGTCTTTATACGTTAGGAGATCATATTCCAAATCCACTAACAGGTCACCGCATTAGCGCTCAGCAACGTATTAAAGAAATTATCGAGCTAAGTCAATTAGCGGAGCAAGCTGGGATCGATGTATTCGCAGTCGGAGAAAGTCATCAGCAATATTTTACAACGCAGGCACATTCAGTCGTTCTAGGTGCGATTGCACAAGCTACAAATACAATCAAACTGGCGAGCTCTGCTACAGTATTAAGTGTTGCCGATCCAGTACGAGTATATGAGGATTTTGCAACAATTGACTTAATCTCAAATGGCCGCGCTGAAATCGTAGCTGGCCGTGGTTCACGGGTTGGTGCGCATGAATTATTTGGTGTTAGCTTACGAGACTATGAAGATATTTTCGAGGAAAAATTAGCACTATTAAAACAACTAAATGAACAAGAAGTAATAAACTATGAAGGGAAATTCCGCCCATCATTAGAAAATGCTCGTATTTTACCACAGCCTTTAAATGGCTCATTACCAATTTGGCGAGCTGTTGGTGGTCCGCCACAAAGTGCGATTAAAGCTGGTTATATGGGAATTCCAATGATGTTAACAACGTTAGGTGGACCGGCAGCATACTTTAAGCCATCTGCAGATGCGTATCGGGAAGCAGCAGAGCGTAGCGGACATGACCCAGCATCGTTACCAATTGCAACAACAAGTCTGTTTTATGTTGCAGAAACAGCAAAGCAAGCCGTAGAGGAAATGCATCCTCATTTAAATACAGGCTTCCAAGCGATTCGAGGAAGTGGTTATCCAAAGCAACAAGTAGAAAATGCACTCGATGTTCATGATGCGCTCATGGTCGGTGGTGCGAGTGAAATTGTTGAAAAGCTACTGTATCAGCATGAGCTATTTGGCATGCAACGTTTCATGGCACAAATTGACTTCGGTGGCGTGCCATTTGATAAACTGATGAAAAATATCGAAATTATCGGCAACGATATATTACCTGCCATTAAGAAATATACGACCAAACAATAA
- the ssuE gene encoding NADPH-dependent FMN reductase — protein sequence MTKAIIINGGNSVQSRLTGIQQVIEQLLTKDGIKSEVIHVHQLPAVDLITANYASEAIAKEIVKVGEADIVFFLTPIFKGSFTGILKTFIDLLPQKGLENKLVVPVAIGGSIAHLLALEYSLKPVLSILGATQIASPIYIVDSQVSRTETGFELEAEAIQRIDKVWEAVAPKEKVNV from the coding sequence ATGACAAAGGCAATTATTATTAACGGTGGAAATAGTGTACAGTCACGTTTAACGGGAATACAGCAAGTGATTGAGCAATTGCTAACAAAGGACGGAATTAAAAGTGAAGTCATTCACGTGCATCAACTGCCTGCTGTAGATTTAATTACAGCGAATTATGCAAGCGAAGCAATTGCAAAAGAAATCGTGAAAGTAGGAGAAGCGGACATTGTCTTTTTCCTAACACCGATTTTTAAAGGATCGTTCACTGGTATTTTAAAGACATTTATTGATTTATTACCACAAAAAGGACTAGAAAATAAGCTAGTTGTACCAGTGGCCATTGGTGGCTCAATTGCCCATTTACTAGCATTAGAATATTCGTTAAAGCCCGTATTATCCATTTTAGGTGCAACCCAAATTGCAAGCCCAATTTACATTGTCGATTCACAAGTTTCGCGTACAGAAACCGGATTTGAACTTGAAGCAGAAGCCATTCAGCGCATTGATAAAGTATGGGAAGCAGTAGCACCAAAGGAAAAAGTAAACGTGTAA
- a CDS encoding LLM class flavin-dependent oxidoreductase, translating to MTKKQMKLGLFLMGTGHHIASWRHPQALADASENVEFFKEVAKKAEEGKLDMLFLSDGLSFNELSHPAEQVRFEPLTLLSVLSTVTKHIGLTATASTTYNEPFHIARKFSSLDHLSAGRAAWNIVTSYYEAEASNFTQDKHLDHSLRYDRADEFVEVVKGLWDSYDDDALARNKETGEYITKGKLHTLHHKGQYYSVRGPLNSSRPPQGRPVLVQAGSSEAGTTLAAKQGDVIFTAQQTLADAQSFYKKLKDKAVAAGRERDDIKIMPGVSVYVAETEEKARAKYEELQQLITPEIGLDFLADYLGVDLSKYDLDGPLPKDIPATNGNRSRQQLIIELAERDNLTIRELYLRIAGSRGHRIIFGTPIQIADQLMEWFENDAADGFNLMPPYFPGGFTDFIDLVIPELQRRGVFRTEYEGTTLRENLGLKPVPSSYDVQHV from the coding sequence ATGACAAAAAAACAAATGAAACTAGGCTTGTTTTTGATGGGAACAGGACATCATATTGCGTCTTGGCGTCATCCTCAAGCACTGGCAGATGCGAGTGAAAATGTGGAATTCTTCAAGGAAGTAGCCAAAAAGGCAGAAGAAGGGAAGCTCGATATGCTGTTTTTAAGTGATGGCTTATCGTTTAATGAACTATCCCACCCAGCAGAGCAAGTTCGTTTTGAACCATTGACGCTATTAAGTGTGCTATCAACTGTAACGAAGCATATCGGTTTAACAGCAACCGCTTCAACAACGTATAATGAGCCTTTCCATATTGCACGTAAATTTTCGTCCTTAGACCATTTAAGTGCAGGTCGAGCTGCATGGAATATCGTCACTTCGTATTACGAAGCAGAGGCAAGTAACTTTACTCAAGACAAACATTTAGATCATTCGCTCCGTTATGATCGGGCGGATGAATTTGTAGAGGTAGTAAAGGGTCTTTGGGATAGCTATGACGATGATGCGCTAGCTCGTAATAAAGAAACTGGGGAATATATTACAAAAGGGAAGTTGCATACCCTTCATCATAAAGGACAGTATTATTCAGTTCGCGGACCGCTTAATTCATCTAGGCCACCACAAGGGCGACCAGTGTTAGTGCAAGCAGGTTCCTCAGAAGCTGGTACTACACTTGCAGCGAAGCAAGGGGATGTAATCTTTACGGCGCAGCAAACGCTAGCAGATGCGCAAAGCTTTTACAAAAAGTTAAAGGATAAAGCAGTAGCAGCGGGTCGTGAGCGTGATGATATTAAAATAATGCCAGGGGTATCTGTTTATGTCGCAGAAACTGAAGAAAAAGCGCGGGCGAAATATGAAGAGCTGCAGCAGTTAATTACACCTGAAATTGGTTTAGATTTCTTAGCGGATTATTTAGGCGTTGATTTATCAAAGTATGACTTGGATGGTCCTTTGCCAAAGGATATTCCAGCAACGAATGGAAATCGTAGCCGTCAGCAACTTATTATTGAATTGGCTGAGCGGGATAATTTAACAATCCGTGAATTGTATTTACGTATTGCAGGCTCACGAGGTCATCGCATTATTTTTGGAACACCTATACAAATTGCAGATCAGTTAATGGAATGGTTTGAAAATGACGCTGCGGATGGTTTTAATTTAATGCCACCCTATTTCCCAGGAGGATTTACGGATTTTATCGATTTAGTCATTCCAGAACTACAACGTCGTGGTGTTTTCCGAACGGAATATGAAGGCACAACTTTACGAGAAAATTTAGGCTTGAAGCCAGTGCCATCCAGCTATGATGTACAGCACGTATAG
- a CDS encoding LLM class flavin-dependent oxidoreductase, which yields MTKVEFITMAPTSGDSEYVGNSAVSKNAQTWSGVGIDSDREPSVEYITQIAQAAENAGFSTLLLPIGGSCVDSLVAASHLTAHTEKIKFLFAVRPGSTAPTQLAKQYASINYWTGNRVLVNVVTGGAPKELENDGDFLSHTDRYKRTREYIDIIKRLFAGETFDYDGEFYTLKGANLPLPLKEIPPIFFGGSSPIAKEVATDVADVYMLWGETLETTGDELQSVVKLAKEKNRDLSYSVSFQVVLGNTEEEAFAKANKIISQVDPEVLAAKHENTLKNGAVGVGRLHQLMVESKDNNFVIAPNIWAGLTQVLSGNSIALVGTPQQVAERVVEFVELGFDKVLLRGFPHLEVIQEVGEKVIPLVHQILEQREKQVV from the coding sequence ATGACAAAGGTAGAGTTTATTACAATGGCACCAACTTCTGGTGATAGTGAATATGTAGGGAATTCAGCTGTATCAAAAAATGCACAAACATGGTCTGGCGTAGGCATTGATTCAGATCGCGAGCCATCTGTTGAATATATTACGCAAATAGCACAAGCAGCAGAAAATGCAGGATTTTCGACATTACTTTTACCAATTGGCGGGAGCTGTGTAGATTCTCTTGTGGCAGCGTCACATTTAACGGCGCATACGGAAAAAATCAAGTTTTTATTTGCTGTACGTCCAGGCTCTACAGCACCGACACAACTAGCTAAGCAGTATGCATCGATCAATTATTGGACGGGGAATCGTGTACTTGTCAATGTTGTGACAGGTGGTGCACCGAAGGAGTTAGAAAACGACGGTGACTTTTTATCCCATACTGATCGATACAAACGTACACGTGAATATATCGACATTATAAAACGCTTATTTGCTGGTGAAACATTTGATTATGATGGTGAGTTTTACACGCTAAAAGGTGCAAACTTACCGTTACCTTTAAAGGAAATTCCACCAATTTTCTTTGGTGGCTCTTCACCCATTGCTAAAGAAGTTGCGACCGATGTGGCCGATGTTTACATGCTTTGGGGGGAAACGTTAGAGACGACAGGGGATGAATTACAATCGGTTGTCAAATTAGCAAAAGAAAAAAATCGAGATTTATCTTATAGCGTGTCATTCCAGGTTGTTTTAGGTAATACGGAGGAAGAAGCTTTTGCTAAGGCAAACAAAATCATTAGCCAAGTAGATCCTGAAGTATTAGCTGCGAAGCACGAAAATACGTTGAAAAATGGTGCCGTTGGTGTTGGTCGTTTACATCAGTTAATGGTGGAATCAAAGGACAATAACTTTGTCATCGCACCAAATATTTGGGCAGGCTTAACGCAAGTATTATCAGGGAACTCGATTGCACTTGTAGGAACGCCTCAGCAAGTTGCAGAACGCGTTGTAGAATTTGTTGAATTAGGCTTTGATAAAGTATTGTTACGTGGCTTCCCACATTTAGAGGTGATTCAAGAGGTTGGTGAAAAAGTAATCCCACTTGTGCATCAAATTTTAGAACAGCGCGAAAAGCAAGTCGTTTAA
- a CDS encoding chemotaxis protein CheY, with translation MAIAVVVNDEGIVTPIVEGTILRIVHKDHSVDDHRNPALDLTEGRRGATLRKVIELGATTFIAPPATFCELSYKKAQEENISFYNIEPNQSFAQVAQALKEGSIQISGKLPADQVVASSPITI, from the coding sequence ATGGCGATTGCCGTTGTAGTAAATGATGAAGGAATTGTAACACCAATTGTAGAGGGAACAATTTTACGAATTGTTCATAAAGATCATTCAGTTGATGATCACAGAAATCCAGCACTTGATTTAACGGAGGGGCGAAGAGGAGCAACATTACGTAAAGTAATTGAGCTTGGTGCAACTACTTTTATTGCGCCGCCAGCAACATTTTGTGAGCTTTCGTATAAAAAGGCACAGGAAGAAAATATTTCATTTTATAATATTGAACCTAATCAAAGCTTTGCGCAAGTGGCACAGGCTTTAAAGGAAGGAAGCATTCAAATCTCAGGAAAATTGCCAGCAGATCAAGTAGTTGCTAGTAGTCCAATTACAATTTAA